From one Lasioglossum baleicum chromosome 11, iyLasBale1, whole genome shotgun sequence genomic stretch:
- the Spz4 gene encoding spaetzle domain-containing protein 4 isoform X1: protein MLACLPVVLFTVAIDLSVKTIRARTSNVIAVLVGRRSNNLNKRQTRVMNVIVSLVLQVIIYQLVQCQGSGGPSTFGYDASSACSKPYSRSARARFTNLPCDFRRQNWCTVPGSAYPWHAVRRFVQENQGLMRRMYGDERHFNVLRAEFEKNDIELKYDDYDNHVTDDHRKYQYTHAYEFFEDEDRSGVNGDEYEGRDFTSRSFNNNAAKRLNKFPKLSEYTRPHFRPTEKSTISTSTTVSSSTATASSTVDPLSSIPATSTTVSTTHEPSTTKSASSTTTSTTSANEDKKENTTEEMVAATVTTQVVKEQNFSINEISEQTDKAEEEPAQVVEVVELSPTNFEETSLFNLPGTTELPDELDSNGDLFATPKETTVQETTSSNEQQEFRPRPDYRPADKPEASFMKGQLYQDVAAKEQQEQPVLKLRGINACPVKEEVVAPFWANNTRGELLALLNLYPFEQYVHWEKCTHENKQMYCRDGCKCEQQYRLHRLLAYDPHNECRGIFSDWFKFPSCCVCRCYDLPLEFRVTSRSPRTQKQRIKVRPPRDNYS, encoded by the exons ATGCTCGCTTGTCTTCCCGTCGTCCTTTTTACGGTAGCAATCGACCTGTCAGTGAAAACGATACGCGCCCGAACCAGCAACGTGATCGCCGTCCTTGTCGGCCGCCGGTCCAACAATCTAAACAAACGTCAAACACGAGTTATGAATGTAATCGTGAGTCTTGTCCTCCAG GTGATCATATATCAGCTCGTGCAATGTCAAGGAAGTGGTGGCCCAAGTACTTTTGGATATGATGCATCGTCAGCATGCAGTAAACCGTATTCACGTTCCGCACGTGCCAGATTTACAAATCTGCCCTGTGATTTCCGACGACAAAACTGGTGTACAGTACCTGGCAGTGCATATCCTTG GCATGCTGTTCGGCGTTTCGTGCAAGAGAATCAGGGGTTAATGAGACGTATGTACGGAGATGAAAGACATTTTAATGTGTTAAGAGCAGAGTTCGAGAAAAACGACATAGAATTGAAATACGATGATTACGACAATCATGTCACAGATGATCACAG GAAATACCAGTATACGCACGCGTACGAGTTCTTCGAGGATGAAGATCGTTCAGGGGTAAACGGTGACGAGTACGAAGGACGGGACTTTACGAGTAGATCGTTCAACAACAATGCGGCGAAGCGACTAAACAAATTTCCAAAATTGAGCGAGTATACAAGACCCCATTTCCGTCCGACCGAAAAATCtacgatttcgacttcgacaaCCGTATCGTCGTCAACTGCCACCGCTTCATCTACCGTTGATCCACTATCTTCTATACCCGCGACATCAACAACCGTTTCTACCACTCACGAACCATCAACCACTAAATCGGCCTCTTCGACAACGACTTCGACGACCAGCGCGAATGAAGATAAAAAGGAGAACACGACAGAGGAGATGGTGGCAGCAACGGTTACAACGCAGGTCGTGAAAGAACAGAATTTTAGTATCAATGAAATCTCCGAGCAAACGGACAAGGCTGAGGAAGAGCCGGCACAGGTTGTCGAAGTTGTCGAGTTATCCCCGACGAATTTTGAGGAAACTTCGCTATTCAACTTGCCCGGCACTACGGAACTGCCAGACGAACTTGATTCCAACGGAGACCTGTTTGCTACGCCAAAAGAAACGACCGTTCAAGAAACTACCAGTTCGAACGAGCAACAGGAGTTTCGACCGCGACCAGACTACCGACCTGCGGATAAGCCGGAAGCTTCTTTCATGAAAGGCCAGCTTTATCAGGATGTCGCGGCAAAAGAACAACAGGAGCAACCGGTTCTGAAGCTGAGAGGCAT AAATGCTTGCCCCGTAAAGGAAGAAGTCGTTGCGCCATTTTGGGCGAATAATACAAGAGGAGAACTATTGGCACTTCTGAATTTGTATCCCTTCGAGCAGTACGTtcactgggaaaaatgcac ACACGAGAACAAGCAGATGTACTGCAGAGACGGATGCAAGTGTGAGCAGCAGTACAGGCTCCATCGATTGTTGGCTTACGACCCTCACAACGAATGCCGTGGTATCTTCAGCGATTGGTTCAAGTTTCCCAGTTGTTGCGTTTGTCGATGTTACGACTTGCCACTCGAATTTCGAGTAACGTCTCGATCTCCTCGTACACAGAAACAGCGAATCAAAGTACGACCGCCGCGAGATAATTACTCGTAA
- the Spz4 gene encoding spaetzle domain-containing protein 4 isoform X2 codes for MNNVIIYQLVQCQGSGGPSTFGYDASSACSKPYSRSARARFTNLPCDFRRQNWCTVPGSAYPWHAVRRFVQENQGLMRRMYGDERHFNVLRAEFEKNDIELKYDDYDNHVTDDHRKYQYTHAYEFFEDEDRSGVNGDEYEGRDFTSRSFNNNAAKRLNKFPKLSEYTRPHFRPTEKSTISTSTTVSSSTATASSTVDPLSSIPATSTTVSTTHEPSTTKSASSTTTSTTSANEDKKENTTEEMVAATVTTQVVKEQNFSINEISEQTDKAEEEPAQVVEVVELSPTNFEETSLFNLPGTTELPDELDSNGDLFATPKETTVQETTSSNEQQEFRPRPDYRPADKPEASFMKGQLYQDVAAKEQQEQPVLKLRGINACPVKEEVVAPFWANNTRGELLALLNLYPFEQYVHWEKCTHENKQMYCRDGCKCEQQYRLHRLLAYDPHNECRGIFSDWFKFPSCCVCRCYDLPLEFRVTSRSPRTQKQRIKVRPPRDNYS; via the exons ATGAATAAC GTGATCATATATCAGCTCGTGCAATGTCAAGGAAGTGGTGGCCCAAGTACTTTTGGATATGATGCATCGTCAGCATGCAGTAAACCGTATTCACGTTCCGCACGTGCCAGATTTACAAATCTGCCCTGTGATTTCCGACGACAAAACTGGTGTACAGTACCTGGCAGTGCATATCCTTG GCATGCTGTTCGGCGTTTCGTGCAAGAGAATCAGGGGTTAATGAGACGTATGTACGGAGATGAAAGACATTTTAATGTGTTAAGAGCAGAGTTCGAGAAAAACGACATAGAATTGAAATACGATGATTACGACAATCATGTCACAGATGATCACAG GAAATACCAGTATACGCACGCGTACGAGTTCTTCGAGGATGAAGATCGTTCAGGGGTAAACGGTGACGAGTACGAAGGACGGGACTTTACGAGTAGATCGTTCAACAACAATGCGGCGAAGCGACTAAACAAATTTCCAAAATTGAGCGAGTATACAAGACCCCATTTCCGTCCGACCGAAAAATCtacgatttcgacttcgacaaCCGTATCGTCGTCAACTGCCACCGCTTCATCTACCGTTGATCCACTATCTTCTATACCCGCGACATCAACAACCGTTTCTACCACTCACGAACCATCAACCACTAAATCGGCCTCTTCGACAACGACTTCGACGACCAGCGCGAATGAAGATAAAAAGGAGAACACGACAGAGGAGATGGTGGCAGCAACGGTTACAACGCAGGTCGTGAAAGAACAGAATTTTAGTATCAATGAAATCTCCGAGCAAACGGACAAGGCTGAGGAAGAGCCGGCACAGGTTGTCGAAGTTGTCGAGTTATCCCCGACGAATTTTGAGGAAACTTCGCTATTCAACTTGCCCGGCACTACGGAACTGCCAGACGAACTTGATTCCAACGGAGACCTGTTTGCTACGCCAAAAGAAACGACCGTTCAAGAAACTACCAGTTCGAACGAGCAACAGGAGTTTCGACCGCGACCAGACTACCGACCTGCGGATAAGCCGGAAGCTTCTTTCATGAAAGGCCAGCTTTATCAGGATGTCGCGGCAAAAGAACAACAGGAGCAACCGGTTCTGAAGCTGAGAGGCAT AAATGCTTGCCCCGTAAAGGAAGAAGTCGTTGCGCCATTTTGGGCGAATAATACAAGAGGAGAACTATTGGCACTTCTGAATTTGTATCCCTTCGAGCAGTACGTtcactgggaaaaatgcac ACACGAGAACAAGCAGATGTACTGCAGAGACGGATGCAAGTGTGAGCAGCAGTACAGGCTCCATCGATTGTTGGCTTACGACCCTCACAACGAATGCCGTGGTATCTTCAGCGATTGGTTCAAGTTTCCCAGTTGTTGCGTTTGTCGATGTTACGACTTGCCACTCGAATTTCGAGTAACGTCTCGATCTCCTCGTACACAGAAACAGCGAATCAAAGTACGACCGCCGCGAGATAATTACTCGTAA
- the LOC143213567 gene encoding general transcription factor II-I repeat domain-containing protein 2-like: protein MSSALEHWLSLESSKQPLQSSSHPNQVHFFFHITRYQINFLISVFLISYICFVIIMDSPTTSKRPSQYSAIYFKASWEEDYFFIEFGDAAKCLLCRRQLNQLKKYNVQRHYKTYHEMDHISFTPEQRREKIQALKVQLLEEEEQEEDDVPKERNATMHEKILEASYKIAYEIGKTSLPLHVGDLIKNSMTIAAQSLFPNEINKISALGLSIPNVARRVREISENITDQLCIAIQNFIAFSLAIDKTTDITGSPQLAIFIRGVDAKLNVVEELLEFSEMRGTTAEDVLSYVEEIIIEYELDWHNLVSVATDGTPFMVGRTTGFINLLKQKLHQLPIPHSILSVQSILHCENLCAINRRLYAVMSDIARVINFVRRCELKQTQLRRFLQELDSDYGELPNHTDIRWLSRGKALDGFFNLREEIRKFMDSAGSPVPELADPNWVKDLAFLSDLVDHLNIFNAKLQARNKTIIDLFDTVRAFKMRLGLWIKHLESGQHFDFPKLKSVSSDNTYEHYLRVLQNLSDQFSERFADITTLESSFDIITSPFTANYNTVSPHLRTELVDLRCDRVLQFQFEKHFSNLPEFYKTLPQEKYPQLHKSAAQIISIFGSTYLCDQLFSILKRIKSTNRFSGTNRNTRSVLILNTCQSFVPNFNRLLARKEREKCERNDSSD from the exons ATGTCCTCAGCACTTGAGCACTGGCTGAGCCTTGAATCATCGAAACAACCTTTACAGTCAAGCTCACACCCAAACCAAGTTCACTTTTTTTTTCACATCACTCGTTACCAAATCAATTTTCTCATATCCGTCTTCCTTATATCATATATCTGTTTTGTTATAATCATGGATAGTCCAACAACTTCTAAGCGTCCTTCACAATATTCAGCCATATATTTTAAAGCTTCGTGGGAAGAAGATTATTTCTTTATCGAATTCGGCGACGCTGCGAAGTGCTTATTGTGTCGAAGACAATTAAACCAACTGAAGAAATATAATGTGCAAAGACATTACAAAACGTACCACGAGATGGATCATATTTCATTTACTCCGGAGCAGAGGAGAGAAAAGATCCAAGCTCTGAAAGTACAACtactagaagaagaagaacaagaagaagatGATGTACCTAAG GAACGAAACGCGACAATGCacgaaaaaatattagaagcaaGCTACAAAATAGCTTATGAAATTGGAAAGACGTCGTTACCACTTCACGTAGGAGACTTGATCAAAAACAGTATGACGATAGCTGCGCAGAGTCTGTTTCCGAACGAAATAAACAAAATATCAGCACTTGGTCTTTCAATACCCAATGTCGCTAGACGCGTGAGAGAAATTTCGGAAAACATTACGGACCAATTGTGTATCGCAATACAAAATTTCATAGCTTTCTCGTTGGCTATAGACAAGACCACGGACATAACCGGATCACCTCAATTAGCGATTTTTATTCGTGGCGTTGATGCAAAATTAAATGTCGTTGAGGAGTTGCTCGAATTTTCCGAAATGAGAGGAACAACAGCAGAGGATGTTCTCTCATATGTGGAGGAGATTATTATAGAATATGAACTAGATTGGCATAATCTTGTGTCAGTTGCCACTGATGGAACACCATTCATGGTGGGCCGAACTACTGGATTTATAAATCTTTTGAAACAAAAGCTACATCAGTTGCCGATCCCACATAGTATACTTTCGGTACAGTCTATACTGCACTGTGAGAACTTATGCGCGATAAACAGAAGATTATACGCAGTTATGTCAGATATAGCGCGCGTCATTAATTTTGTCCGTAGATGTGAATTAAAGCAAACGCAATTACGACGCTTTCTGCAAGAATTAGACAGCGACTATGGCGAACTACCTAATCACACAGACATACGTTGGCTTAGCCGAGGAAAAGCTCTCGATGGATTTTTTAATCTTCGGGAAGAGATACGAAAATTTATGGATTCGGCAGGTAGTCCAGTACCTGAACTAGCAGATCCAAATTGGGTGAAAGATTTAGCTTTTCTTTCCGACTTAGTGGACcatctaaatatttttaatgcgaAATTGCAAGCGAGAAATAAAACCATAATAGATTTGTTCGATACGGTGCGCGCATTTAAAATGAGGCTTGGTCTCTGGATCAAACATTTAGAATCAGGCCAACATTTCGATTTTCCTAAGCTAAAATCAGTTTCTAGCGACAACACTTACGAACATTACCTGAGAGTACTACAAAATCTGTCCGATCAATTTTCCGAACGCTTTGCAGACATAACTACCCTAGAGTCCAGTTTTGATATCATTACTTCTCCGTTTACCGCCAATTACAATACAGTTTCTCCACACTTGCGCACTGAACTGGTCGATTTAAGATGCGATAgagttttacaatttcaattcgaGAAACATTTCAGTAACCTACCAGAATTTTACAAAACTCTGCCGCAAGAAAAATATCCGCAGTTACACAAGAGTGCTGCACAAATTATATCCATTTTTGGGTCGACGTATTTGTGCGatcaattattttctattttgaaGCGTATAAAATCAACAAATAGATTTTCGGGGACCAATCGAAATACAAGATCTGTGCTAATATTAAATACATGTCAATCATTCGTTCCGAATTTCAACAGATTGCTTgctagaaaagaaagagagaaatgcGAGCGAAATGACAGTTCCGACTAA